The Onychomys torridus chromosome 4, mOncTor1.1, whole genome shotgun sequence genome includes a window with the following:
- the Lrrc4c gene encoding leucine-rich repeat-containing protein 4C, whose amino-acid sequence MLNKMTLHPQQIMIGPRFNRALFDPLLVVLLALQLLVVAGLVRAQTCPSVCSCSNQFSKVICVRKNLREVPDGISTNTRLLNLHENQIQIIKVNSFKHLRHLEILQLSRNHIRTIEIGAFNGLANLNTLELFDNRLTTIPNGAFVYLSKLKELWLRNNPIESIPSYAFNRIPSLRRLDLGELKRLSYISEGAFEGLSNLRYLNLAMCNLREIPNLTPLIKLDELDLSGNHLSAIRPGSFQGLMHLQKLWMIQSQIQVIERNAFDNLQSLVEINLAHNNLTLLPHDLFTPLHHLERIHLHHNPWNCNCDILWLSWWIRDMAPSNTACCARCNTPPNLKGRYIGELDQNYFTCYAPVIVEPPADLNVTEGMAAELKCRASTSLTSVSWITPNGTVMTHGAYKVRIAVLSDGTLNFTNVTVQDTGMYTCMVSNSVGNTTASATLNVTAATTTPFSYFSTVTVETMEPSQDEARTTDNNVGPTPVIDWETTNVTTSLTPQSTRSTEKTFTIPVTDINSGIPGIDEVMKTTKIIIGCFVAITLMAAVMLVIFYKMRKQHHRQNHHAPTRTVEIINVDDELTGDTPMESHLPMPAIEHEHLNHYNSYKSPFNHTTTVNTINSIHSSVHEPLLIRMNSKDNVQETQI is encoded by the coding sequence ATGTTGAACAAGATGACCTTACATCCACAGCAGATAATGATAGGTCCTAGGTTTAACAGGGCCCTATTTGACCCCCTGCTTGTGGTGCTGTTGGCTCTTCAGCTTCTTGTGGTGGCTGGTCTGGTTCGAGCTCAAACCTGCCCTTCGGTCTGCTCCTGCAGCAACCAGTTCAGCAAGGTGATTTGTGTTCGAAAAAACCTTCGTGAGGTTCCTGATGGCATCTCCACCAACACAAGGCTCCTGAACCTCCATGAGAACCAAATCCAGATCATCAAAGTGAATAGCTTCAAGCACTTAAGGCACTTAGAAATCCTCCAGTTGAGCAGAAATCATATTCGAACCATTGAAATTGGGGCCTTCAATGGTCTGGCGAACCTCAACACTCTGGAACTCTTTGACAATCGTCTTACCACCATCCCGAATGGAGCTTTTGTGTATCTGTCTAAACTGAAGGAGCTCTGGTTGCGCAACAACCCCATTGAAAGCATCCCTTCTTATGCTTTTAATAGAATCCCTTCTTTACGCCGCCTAGACTTAGGGGAATTGAAAAGGCTTTCATACATCTCAGAAGGTGCCTTTGAAGGTCTGTCCAATTTGAGGTATTTGAACCTTGCCATGTGCAACCTCCGCGAAATCCCTAACCTCACACCACTCATCAAACTGGACGAGCTAGATCTTTCTGGGAACCATTTGTCTGCAATCAGGCCTGGCTCTTTTCAGGGGTTGATGCACCTTCAAAAACTGTGGATGATACAGTCTCAGATTCAAGTGATTGAACGCAATGCCTTTGATAACCTCCAGTCACTAGTGGAGATCAACCTGGCACACAACAATCTAACATTACTGCCTCATGACCTTTTCACGCCCTTGCATCATCTAGAGAGGATACACCTTCATCACAACCCATGGAACTGTAACTGTGATATCCTGTGGCTCAGCTGGTGGATAAGAGACATGGCCCCCTCAAACACAGCTTGTTGTGCCAGGTGTAACACTCCCCCCAATCTGAAAGGGAGGTATATTGGAGAGCTGGACCAGAATTACTTCACATGCTATGCTCCCGTGATTGTGGAGCCCCCCGCAGACCTCAATGTCACTGAAGGCATGGCTGCTGAGCTGAAATGTCGGGCATCTACATCCCTGACTTCTGTGTCTTGGATTACTCCAAACGGAACAGTCATGACCCATGGGGCATACAAAGTGCGGATAGCTGTGCTCAGCGACGGCACATTGAATTTCACAAACGTAACTGTGCAagacacaggcatgtacacatgtatggtgAGTAATTCTGTTGGCAACACTACTGCTTCTGCCACCCTGAATGTTACTGCGGCAACCACTACTCCTTTCTCCTACTTCTCAACTGTAACAGTAGAGACTATGGAACCTTCTCAGGATGAGGCACGAACCACAGATAACAATGTGGGCCCCACTCCAGTGATCGATTGGGAGACCACCAATGTAACCACATCTCTTACGCCACAGAGCACAAGGTCGACAGAGAAAACATTCACCATCCCAGTAACTGACATCAACAGTGGAATCCCAGGAATTGATGAGGTCATGAAAACAACCAAAATCATTATTGGGTGTTTTGTGGCCATCACACTCATGGCTGCTGTGATGCTGGTCATTTTCTACAAGATGAGGAAACAGCACCATAGGCAAAATCACCATGCTCCAACAAGGACTGTTGAAATCATTAATGTGGATGATGAGCTCACTGGGGACACACCCATGGAAAGCCACCTGCCCATGCCTGCCATTGAGCATGAGCACCTAAACCACTATAACTCTTACAAATCTCCCTTCAACCACACGACAACAGTAAACACAATAAATTCAATACACAGTTCAGTGCATGAACCGTTATTGATCCGAATGAACTCTAAAGACAATGTACAAGAGactcaaatataa